Below is a genomic region from Argiope bruennichi chromosome 11, qqArgBrue1.1, whole genome shotgun sequence.
TAGAtacaacttttaaatgaataatttgtttcaaacacAGTATtgagtaatgcttttttatttctgttataataaCTTTGTAAGaatcttaacaaaaaatattaaagaagactCTTTCTAAAACTATCTATTATAGTGTAGTTATTGTATAGAAAAAATCCTTCttagttttttataatattgttgttaactgttgtaaataaatttatttctgaaaaaaggtCCAATAATTATTTCTCTCAAGAACAGACATTTGAAGGTCAAGCACAATAAAAGCAggcatcaaatatattttaatatttgaaatgcttttgTAAATTGTATCAGAatagtttcataataaatatataaaaaaatgcaatctacgatcgcaaatttcaagttatcatatgagaacattgTTTTGGCCCATGATAGCtcagtttttagaaaactcaatcacatataaatgaaacacaaactcttGGAGTGTATCTCCATTGCTTTATTCTCAACACACACTAAAAAGTTATGTCATTTCACCACTTGGTGGCGCTACAAAATTAGTAGGCAGAGCGTTCTACTGACTTATTGGCGCCAACATTCCGCCCCccttgaaatatcatttcaaaatctcaacattacagaaataaaaatttaacacattactTAATTGGTCAAtgcaaaaattcaacaattatctagcacaaaatacaaaaaatgttacacttttaaaacaaaattgaacattatatacaaaacatttctgaaaagaaaatatatgcgaTATTTCAATATGTACTATGAACAAcctaaatatacattatatatcattttaaatactaaatacaataattacacCAGATGTACGTTGATTTTATTCACATGGTAATAAACAAAGCTTTGAAATTGCTCTTTTCGTGACTCCTTGTGGAGTTTTTACAAGTCCTACTCTGACTTTGCCGTCTGATCcttaaattaaatcttgtattctTCCCATTGTCCACTGGCAAGGAGGAagattatcatcttttaaaagaacCATAGAATTCTTTGAAATGTCCTGTTTCTCAAACTGCCATTTGTGTCTGGCttgcaaattatttaagtaatctaatttccattttttccaaattgtttggACCATTTTGCTCCACCTTTGCCATTGAGATAAAAGGTTATATTTCTCTCTGAATAATCTGGATCAGGAATACTATTTATGGGACGGCCGATTAGAAAATGGCCTgggatcaaaatttcaaaattgtttggatCTGATGACAAAGGTGTCAGTGGGCGACTGTTTAGAATACCTTCAATTTGAACAactgttgttacttttcaataatctcagcatggtttttgaagacagcacatttattggacatagaaaacgaaaagaaaagaacacaggtattgacaattacgcacaaagcatcttgttcgcgggaggaatggtgccggaacgaagcgccagaagcgtagtcacacagatattcctacgcgagaaaaatagtccgctcgcttcatcccaacacacCCCTCCCGCGAGTGACATTTTTCGagcatttataataaacataaaaattaaatgcacacaacaatacaaaaaattatatgtacatacaaaaattaagaaattaacgaaaCATTTTTCACAGAATACTTCAGCTTTTCTTCACTAAcagcttttgtaagaaaatctgcaattaaacattctgtttgaacatattctaatttaattacattatctttcaacaaatctttcacaaaatgaaaacgtaaattcatatgtcttgatttatttgaagacctGGTGCACTTAATCTACTGAATTGCTGCTTGACTATCTGAATTTAAGGTtacagcattatttataaattgcttacagtttaactcagttaataagtttacagtccaaataatgtctttacatatttcagaaatagcaaataactCAGCTTCACATTTTGACAGActgacacttttttgtttatgacatttccatgaaattaatgaattacctaATTTAATTACACCACCAGAAAATGATTTGCAATTTTCTGCATTCCCCCAACTAGCATCAGAACTTGCATTAAGAAAACCAAACTTACtatcataaaacaaatttttatcttttgaacacaTTAAATATCTTAGTACTCTTTTAGCTAAATTATAGTGCCTTTTTTCtggtttatgattaaattgtgacaaatatgttgttacaaatgataaatcaggccgcgttctattagctaaatataaaagttcgCCAATTAATTCTTGATACATCGTGATGTCAACCAATTCATTTGTGGAAGGGAAACTCTTATCTTCTCCTTTTACAATTGGAGTTttaacacttttacatttttctagattatgtttaaccaataatgattcaatatattcAGATTGACACAGACTAATaccattttcatgttttacaatTTCTATACCTAAAAATTTACCGGTTTTGTTCTCTTgtaattcaaatatgcttttgatgctatttacaatctcttgatacatttcatcattattagaaaaaattgctaaatcatcTGTAATCTAAATCATCTctacatacataatataaaaatatttttaccaacagttttaatgaatacACAATTGTCAGAGGCCAGTTGCCTCAATCCCAATTTTTCTAATTCACCTTTTATAGTCATATACCAGTTTCTACCAGATTGTGGTAAGCCATACATACTCTTTTGCAACTTACAAACTTTTTCatctccaattaatttttcataaccaggtggaggtaacatataaacagtttcttcaatatcactatataaatgtgcagttttaacatcaaagaacttaaaaaataaatttaatttagatgcaagTGCCATTAACATTCTGAAAGATTCGATGTTCACAACGGGTGAATAAGACTcggaatatacatttttttatttgattaaaacctgCTGCTACAAGTCtcgctttatattttgtttcaccagagttatcttgttttaaagaatatatccatttactttttattaattttgtttttgcaggcttatttactatttcccaaacttcatgtttatttaacgaatccaattcatttttcattgctctTTCCCAGTTCTTCCAATCAGCACTATTTTTTGCCTCTAAGTATGTATTCGGAATGTTATAAACTACATTAGCTGACATTTGTTTAGATTCGGGACTTTCCGAACGTGTGACTGGAATCTGATTTACGATATTATTACTACTTGATTCAACATCTGGTGTTTCGTTTTCATCCCCTATAGCGGCGTCTGTCTGACGCGAAGTTCTACTATGGTATAGAATTGACGAATCACTTTTCTCATCCTCTGCCGATACATCAGGAATTTCTAAactagatatttcattttttgttttttgatttatctcGAATGCCGCTGGGAGAAGTTTCAAGCAGTGAATTAATATCCCAAGTTTCTGCTTTCGTTTTCCCCAAATACGTACtaccttttaaagattcattgaatttaactgaTCTCTCTTCCATTATTTTTCGGCTTTTGATATCATAAATTCGATAACCCTTTCTTTCTCTAGCGTATCCTAACATTATACCACGTTTCCctggaacttcaaatttatttctcattactttcgGAACGTAAAAATAAGCCACACAgccgaattttttaagataatttaatttcggttttTTAACTGTCCAAATTTCAAggtgtattttttcttttcctttatgtGGGGTTACATTAGACACTTGGGTGCTACAATTAATGGCTTCGGCCCAAAAGTTTAATGGAATCTCACTTTCATATAACAAAGATCTAGCCCTTTCTATAAGAATGCGGTTCGCCCTTTCAGCTTTACCGTTACTTTCACTATTGTATGGAATAGTTTTCTCatgaaatattcctgaattagcaagataagtatcaagttgttcatttacaaattctaagccattgtcagttcttaattttttaattcttttatcggttaaattttcatatttggctttaaattgtgaaaatatattaaacatttcatttttattttttaagaaataagtaaaatacatgccagaaaaatcatccaccaatatcatgaaatattttgcgccACCAAACGATTCAGGTTGAATAGGACCACACAGATCAGCATGAATCAATTCAAGAATTTCAGAACTTTGATTTACATCAATATTAGAATACGTTTTTCTGGTTATCTTACTTATGTCACAAGTTTCacatctaaaatcatttatatcattaatatcaatataatctttcattttaagcatatatttaggatttaaatgacataatctgtaatgccaaatctcataattactagtggattgtttagaaaaataacactctgaattatacaatggttccaaatataattctaatctattgttatttttaaatgctttagtaactaaattattatctttatcaaaaatcaacatacggttattattcgatttaattttacaaccctTATCCATCAAACAAGTTACtgacaataaattatatcttagttcaggaacatagctaacattagtaattgttaaatttctaggattattacttacagtttttgttttaactgtCCCGATTCCCTCACACAAAATTTTGGAGTCTTTACCAGCTAATAAATATCCCTTGTTTCagggattattttttcaaaccacACACTGTCTTTGGCCATATGACAAGAAGCTCCACTGTCCAGCAaccatattttatcacttaggCTTTCTTCTTGATGAGAAGTAGTAAACACATCACTCACACTTCGTCGTTTTGTTGATTTATTGGCACGATGTTGTGCATTTCtcctttgattattttcattacatggaGCACTTCTACTAGCATTTTTATTCCTGTAAAAGCAGTCCTTGGCGTCTGCAGATGTAACAGAGCCTTACACCAGAACTTttgttttttctagaataaaatactTCCGCACTGATTCCTTCAGCGCGAGTACTCGTCGGCGAATAACAGGTATTTTCTTCTTcacgtaaaatttctaatatttcgtcCATTGACTTGTCACGTTGGGTTTTGAGAATTTCTCGCACTTTAGAGAATTTCCCTTTCAGTCCGCGCACTGTATAATAAACGAGTTCCCTAGGTGTGACATCCAGTCCTAAAGAATGACATTTTGTAGCAATTCCTCTTGCTCTGGCAACATAATCGTTTGccgattcattatttttcatttgaagatttttcaattcattgctGGCATCTATTTTGCGGTCTTCTGCTTGACCCATAAATGTTGACTTTATTTTAtcccaaagaatttttgaattttcctcTGCTGCGAACTGTAGGGCCTGTTCATCTGATAATGATAACTTAATGTAAGCAACAACGTCAGAATTTTTCTGGTTCCATTCTGCTGCATCTTTTTCACTTAGATTATCTGGTTTCACCGCGGATATAACAGAGTCCAATCTTTTCAAACTCAGCGCTGCCTGTATTTTCAATgcccaaatgaaataattagttccatTCAGCTCAGGGACATTTAATTTATCCATGCTGGAATTTTCGTTTTTGACAGTTTCGTTTCAGTCACACAgttcacttagaaattttaacgaaacattTACCACGAACCAGAATCACGGACTGCTAccaatttgttgttacttttcaataatctcagcatggtttttgaagacagcacatttattggacatagaaaacgaaaagaaaagaacacaggtattgacaattacgcacacagcatcttgttcgcgggaggaatggtgccggaacgaagcgccagaagcgtagtcacacagatattcctacgcgagaaaaatagtccgctcgcttcatcccaacaataACAATAGTAAAAAACTGGTCCATTGTTAAACGGGCATTACCAACAACTCTCTTTAAATGGTGTTTGAAAGATTGAACACCCGCCTCCCATAAGCCACCGAAGTTCGGTTACCTTGGTGGAAGAAATTTCCATGTCACTTGTTCAGTTGTTAAGTAATTAGCTAGTGGCTCTGGgctaatcatattttataagcgTTTTAAATCTGAATTGGCCCTTTTGAAATTAGTTGCATTATCAGAACAGATAGAGGAACTAACACCTCTTCTGCTAAAAAAGCGCTTTAAAGTGGCAATCATTGCCTCTGCAGTTAAGTCAGTGACTATTTCCAAGTGGATTGCCTTATTAGCAAAGCAAATGAAAACAGCTacataacatttttgataattgcCTTTCCTCTGACCCTTGTATTTAATACAGAAAGGTCCACAAAAGTCTATTCCAACATGTGTAAAAGGATAACTAGGTTTAACTCTATTGGTTGGGAGATTTCCCATAATTTGGGTTACAGTTCTAGGTTTATTTTTAGCACAAATGACACACTCGTGAATAATTTTTCTGGCTGTATTTCTGCCAGATAATGGCCAGTATTCCCGTCTTACCAAATACAACAATGTTTGTGCaccaacatgtaaatatttaagatgaaaatattgcataattaacAAAGTGAATTTGTGATTTTTTGGAAGTAATATGGGAAACTTTTAATCATATGACAAATCAGAATTACTTAATCTTCCTCTAACACGTAAGACACCGTTTGGGTCTAGAAATGGGTTCATGCAACTTACCCGACTCTTGTTAACATTTTCACCTTTTTCGAGAGCTTTCATTTCACAATTAAAGGCAGCTACCTGAACAAGTTTGACTAAAGTTAACTTGGCCAACTGCAGTTCCTTGGTGGTTAAAAGACCTGACATTTTGCTAGAGgttctcaaattattaataaatctgaaagtaaaggctcatattttaattattttataaaacttatttgacaTACTaagtatattatctaaaaatgatgAGTCCACAGCTGAAACTAAACAGCAATTAATCGGATTTTTGAGTTCTGGTAAATAAAGTTTCTCAGAAGAAACGTCCATGCTCTGCACAGAACTGTCCAATGGATCGTGGATGTCGTCGCAATCACCAGGAAAGTTCACAACCAGTTCTTGGAGAAAGGTTGGACCAAACCATCATAAGTCACTCTGCTGCATTCTCGTTGGATCAAGTCCCCTTGAAATGACGTCAGCGGGATTTTGTTTGGAAGGAACATGATGCCACTGATTCATTTCTGTGGATTCTTGAATAATAGCCACTCTGTttgcaacaaatgtttttaagtcTCGTGTCTCTTTTCTCATCCACGAAGGCACGATTGTAGAATCCGAATAATAGAACACTGAcgtaatatccatttttaatgcattttttttttttttactttatgcatCAATTTGGTAAGTAAAACGGCACTGCATAAATCTAAACGAGGTATAGTTACCTGCTTGATTGGTGACACACGAGATTTACTCGCAACTAGCTTCACTTTCACTTCACCCGCTGAATTGACTGTTCTGGCGTAGATTGCAGCACCATACGCCTTTTCAGACGAGTCACAGAATCCATGAAACTGATTCACTTCGGCGTTTGGAATAACAATACATCTTTCTATGTTAATGTCGTTTAAGTTTGTTAAAGATGTTACAAACTCTTGCCATTCACTAGCTTCTTTCGCGGGAAGCATTTCACCCCAATCAATCTTGGGCAACCACAATTGTTGCATGA
It encodes:
- the LOC129956659 gene encoding uncharacterized protein LOC129956659 → MSGLLTTKELQLAKLTLVKLVQVAAFNCEMKALEKGENVNKSRAALSLKRLDSVISAVKPDNLSEKDAAEWNQKNSDVVAYIKLSLSDEQALQFAAEENSKILWDKIKSTFMGQAEDRKIDASNELKNLQMKNNESANDYVARARGIATKCHSLGLDVTPRELVYYTVRGLKGKFSKVREILKTQRDKSMDEILEILREEENTCYSPTNAKDCFYRNKNASRSAPCNENNQRRNAQHRANKSTKRRSVSDVFTTSHQEESLSDKIWLLDSGASCHMAKDSVWFEKIIPETRDIY